One region of Culex pipiens pallens isolate TS chromosome 2, TS_CPP_V2, whole genome shotgun sequence genomic DNA includes:
- the LOC120422875 gene encoding anoctamin-8 isoform X5 — translation MDQHPLLLANESIHDSGIIEDVHQESECDTGNEEYGDESNLESNLRRRKGKIISCVENASRLIRRRVPCAGHLMTPRRLWLNKIPTQCDVVIEFPEDAPDDALRWLLNKIKTSPPEGLGLSAMVRAHDSTKRTAFYVTAPMNVLFKAAEEARLPKRLRTDLGGALKEFTKRESHCFAQTKDSEGANTLFTSQERQWLVLQVLQGLRAGVSDLKALQGRAQVEEGQSIVAAWQELGLITQVFPLHETSALQQLQSSWVRKFFAPQPLDDIAAYFGVKVALYFAWLGHYTCALCVPAVLGTILYAGLWGRGQTAQDIGHVIFSLFNVAWASLYLEAWRRYSVELAFRWGTLSTPPELLEPPRPLYKGPLEESPVTGRLEPRETPAWQRRAFRYLDWLDQHSPNSNGALWDCMCMASKDWWDEKLPEQGIFSCLSVIPKVLLAGAITLMDEAYYKLAVWLNDKENYRLQSKYENHLIGKVALFQFVNSFLSLFYIAFYLRDQDKLKEQLAGLLISRQIIGNLRESAWPYLVEQWKLAKLSFKLWGALSPTQELPPPMIENKQVNEGKGSSECTSSTPKRSIGQAEVESSLYKYDGTFSDHLEMLVQMGYVVLFSAAFPLAGLCALANNLLEIRSDAFKLAHVHQRPFGQRVANIGTWQNALGMLGLAAVIVNCALIGLSGQVSRLWPGLTSTQTVILIVALEHVMLGLRSALTWLLPELPSWLAAEIARAEHCRREMQCKGPSPRQTPPSPPSSTSLSHHDHDFNSNQDIYDKTEQSVGRFHIFPSHDIQENEMERVPLAGSLATKLDNLTSSGSGGGHQSQSQSHLQPHQKEPRSSNDNIDIFATETREVTPDSPISQTSTVLLRPLQDSPLSGQSAQTVALESTQNSGACPMKPSIKLAAIPPFRGQSMKHSYSIYDKRSINLGETMSPRVSSQPIQIPEIPPFRKQAHSTMHSPVSQSPQNLGLVNASPPRIAEIPPFRPRIRSKEWMPNIEHTEHHLTIGPSGGAEWAKRLKAADPSIIHRSTDCIVAKQQELASGSDSELMKAAPSWNNMAPKTVDQPGTSTSAPSVKAQTEEEAAKAAAELAAKKSRIKQSLVKRARSVAIFSLKLKEQRAKRAEKAAQEARDALPPPPPGGELSLIPIEQLIQVDDVLNQRNLNHGGGHNNHHSSSAGSGST, via the exons CCTCGAGACTGATCCGGCGGCGAGTGCCTTGCGCAGGACACCTAATGACTCCCCGACGCCTCTGGCTGAACAAAATTCCGACCCAGTGCGATGTGGTGATTGAATTTCCAG AGGATGCACCGGATGATGCCCTCCGATGGCTGCTGAATAAGATTAAGACGTCCCCACCGGAAGGCTTGGGATTGTCGGCAATGGTGAGAGCACACGACAGTACAAAACGGACGGCGTTCTACGTCACGGCGCCGATGAATGT aCTGTTCAAGGCGGCCGAGGAGGCACGTCTGCCGAAACGACTCCGCACGGACCTGGGCGGAGCGCTGAAGGAGTTCACCAAGCGGGAAAGTCACTGTTTTGCCCAAACGAAGGACAGCGAAGGTGCGAACACGTTGTTCACCTCCCAGGAGCGCCAGTGGCTGGTACTACAG GTGCTGCAAGGACTCAGGGCAGGAGTTTCGGATCTGAAGGCCCTGCAAGGACGGGCACAGGTCGAGGAAGGCCAGAGCATAG TGGCCGCCTGGCAGGAACTGGGCCTGATAACACAAGTGTTTCCCTTACACGAAACAAGCGCCTTACAGCAGCTACAGTCGAGCTGGGTACGGAAGTTTTTTGCGCCGCAACCGTTAG ACGACATTGCTGCGTACTTTGGAGTGAAAGTGGCTTTATACTTTGCGTGGCTGGGCCATTACACGTGTGCACTGTGTGTTCCGGCCGTCCTCGGTACGATACTGTACGCCGGCCTGTGGGGCCGTGGCCAG ACGGCACAGGACATTGGCCATGTGATTTTTTCCCTGTTCAACGTGGCGTGGGCGTCCCTGTATCTGGAGGCCTGGAGGCGCTACTCGGTCGAGTTGGCCTTCCGGTGGGGCACGCTGTCCACCCCTCCGGAACTACTCGAACCACCGAGACCACTGTACAAG GGTCCACTGGAGGAAAGTCCCGTCACGGGACGGCTGGAGCCCAGGGAAACGCCGGCCTGGCAGCGACGTGCGTTCCGGTATCTA GATTGGCTCGATCAGCACTCTCCAAATTCTAACGGTGCCCTCTGGGATTGCATGTGCATGGCGTCAAAG GACTGGTGGGACGAGAAACTCCCCGAGCAGGGCATTTTCAGCTGTTTGAGTGTGATACCGAAGGTCCTCCTGGCCGGCGCCATCACCCTGATGGACGAGGCGTACTACAAGTTGGCCGTCTGGCTCAACGACAAAG AGAACTATCGGCTGCAGTCCAAGTACGAGAACCATCTTATCGGCAAGGTGGCCCTGTTTCAGTTTGTCAACAGCTTTCTGTCGCTGTTCTACATCGCGTTTTATCTGCGCGATCAAGATAAGCTGAAGGAG CAACTGGCTGGTTTGCTTATATCGCGCCAGATTATCGGGAATCTTCGAGAGTCCGCATGGCCCTACTTGGTGGAGCAGTGGAAGCTGGCCAAGCTGAGTTTCAAGCTGTGGGGAGCGTTGAGTCCAACGCAGGAATTGCCACCCCCAATGATTGAGAACAAACAGGTCAATGAAGGCAAAGGATCCTCGGAGTGCACCTCGTCAACACCGAAGAGATCTATCGGGCAAGCCGAGGTCGAGAGTTCTCTGTACAAATACGATGGAACCTTCTCGGACCACCTGGAGATGCTGGTCCAGATGGGCTACGTGGTTCTGTTTTCGGCAGCATTTCCTCTGGCTGGACTGTGCGCCTTGGCTAACAATTTGCTGGAGATTCGGTCCGATGCGTTTAAACTTGCACACGTACATCAGAGGCCTTTCGGGCAGAGAGTGGCCAACATTGGCACCTGGCAGAATGCCCTTGGAATGCTCGGACTTGCAGCTGTGATCGTGAACTGTGCCCTGATCGGACTGTCCGGACAGGTCTCGCGACTATGGCCCGGATTGACCTCGACACAAACAGTTATTCTGATTGTGGCCCTCGAGCACGTGATGCTTGGTCTTCGATCAGCACTAACCTGGCTTCTTCCGGAACTTCCATCGTGGCTGGCCGCCGAAATAGCCCGTGCCGAGCACTGTCGTCGAGAGATGCAATGCAAGGGTCCCTCTCCTCGGCAGACCCCTCCATCTCCACCGTCGTCCACATCCCTCTCGCACCACGATCACGACTTCAACAGCAACCAGGACATCTACGACAAAACGGAACAATCCGTTGGCAG ATTTCACATCTTCCCTAGTCACGATATTCAGGAGAACGAAATGGAACGGGTCCCGTTGGCGGGCAGCTTGGCGACCAAGCTGGACAATCTAACCAGCAGCGGCAGTGGCGGCGGCCATCAGTCCCAATCGCAATCCCACCTTCAGCCCCACCAGAAAGAACCTCGCAGCAGCAACGACAACATCGACATCTTCGCAACGGAAACACGAGAGGTCACACCGGATTCGCCGATCTCGCAG ACCAGCACAGTATTATTACGACCTCTCCAAGATTCTCCCCTTAGTGGTCAATCAGCACAAACTGTTGCATTAGAATCTACACAGAACTCAGG TGCATGCCCAATGAAGCCAAGCATTAAGCTCGCTGCAATTCCGCCATTCCGGGGACAGTCGATGAAGCACAGTTATAGTATTTACGATAAGCGAAGCATCAACCTCGG TGAAACGATGAGTCCCCGAGTTTCGTCGCAGCCTATCCAGATTCCAGAGATTCCACCTTTCCGCAAGCAAGCACACTCCACCATGCACTCGCCCGTCAGCCAGAGCCCCCAGAATCTGGGCCTGGTGAACGCCTCACCACCTAGAATAGCGGAAATTCCGCCCTTCCGGCCTCGCATCCGGTCCAAGGAGTGGATGCCCAACATCGAG CACACCGAACATCATCTCACGATCGGGCCCAGTGGAGGCGCCGAGTGGGCGAAACGTTTGAAGGCGGCCGATCCTTCCATTATTCACAGAAGCACCGACTGTATTGTAGCGAAG CAACAAGAACTGGCCTCCGGATCCGACTCGGAGCTGATGAAGGCAGCCCCCTCGTGGAACAACATGGCACCCAAAACGGTCGATCAGCCCGGCACCAGTACGAGCGCACCATCCGTCAAGGCCCAAACCGAAGAGGAAGCGGCCAAAG CCGCAGCCGAACTGGCCGCGAAAAAGTCCCGCATCAAGCAGAGTCTGGTCAAGCGGGCCCGATCGGTGGCGATCTTCTCGCTGAAGCTGAAGGAGCAACGCGCGAAACGTGCCGAAAAGGCCGCCCAGGAAGCTAGG GACGCCCTTCCACCGCCACCCCCGGGCGGAGAGCTATCGCTAATTCCCATCGAGCAGCTGATCCAGGTGGACGATGTCCTGAACCAGCGAAATCTGAACCACGGCGGGGGTCACAACAACCACCACAGCAGCAGTGCCGGGTCGGGCAGTACGTAA
- the LOC120422875 gene encoding anoctamin-8 isoform X7 yields MDQHPLLLANESIHDSGIIEDVHQESECDTGNEEYGDESNLESNLRRRKGKIISCVENASRLIRRRVPCAGHLMTPRRLWLNKIPTQCDVVIEFPEDAPDDALRWLLNKIKTSPPEGLGLSAMVRAHDSTKRTAFYVTAPMNVLFKAAEEARLPKRLRTDLGGALKEFTKRESHCFAQTKDSEGANTLFTSQERQWLVLQVLQGLRAGVSDLKALQGRAQVEEGQSIVAAWQELGLITQVFPLHETSALQQLQSSWVRKFFAPQPLDDIAAYFGVKVALYFAWLGHYTCALCVPAVLGTILYAGLWGRGQTAQDIGHVIFSLFNVAWASLYLEAWRRYSVELAFRWGTLSTPPELLEPPRPLYKGPLEESPVTGRLEPRETPAWQRRAFRYLVSFPIIGLCLVLVFVVMFLMLRLQDWLDQHSPNSNGALWDCMCMASKDWWDEKLPEQGIFSCLSVIPKVLLAGAITLMDEAYYKLAVWLNDKENYRLQSKYENHLIGKVALFQFVNSFLSLFYIAFYLRDQDKLKEQLAGLLISRQIIGNLRESAWPYLVEQWKLAKLSFKLWGALSPTQELPPPMIENKQVNEGKGSSECTSSTPKRSIGQAEVESSLYKYDGTFSDHLEMLVQMGYVVLFSAAFPLAGLCALANNLLEIRSDAFKLAHVHQRPFGQRVANIGTWQNALGMLGLAAVIVNCALIGLSGQVSRLWPGLTSTQTVILIVALEHVMLGLRSALTWLLPELPSWLAAEIARAEHCRREMQCKGPSPRQTPPSPPSSTSLSHHDHDFNSNQDIYDKTEQSVGRFHIFPSHDIQENEMERVPLAGSLATKLDNLTSSGSGGGHQSQSQSHLQPHQKEPRSSNDNIDIFATETREVTPDSPISQTSTVLLRPLQDSPLSGQSAQTVALESTQNSGETMSPRVSSQPIQIPEIPPFRKQAHSTMHSPVSQSPQNLGLVNASPPRIAEIPPFRPRIRSKEWMPNIEHTEHHLTIGPSGGAEWAKRLKAADPSIIHRSTDCIVAKQQELASGSDSELMKAAPSWNNMAPKTVDQPGTSTSAPSVKAQTEEEAAKAAAELAAKKSRIKQSLVKRARSVAIFSLKLKEQRAKRAEKAAQEARDALPPPPPGGELSLIPIEQLIQVDDVLNQRNLNHGGGHNNHHSSSAGSGST; encoded by the exons CCTCGAGACTGATCCGGCGGCGAGTGCCTTGCGCAGGACACCTAATGACTCCCCGACGCCTCTGGCTGAACAAAATTCCGACCCAGTGCGATGTGGTGATTGAATTTCCAG AGGATGCACCGGATGATGCCCTCCGATGGCTGCTGAATAAGATTAAGACGTCCCCACCGGAAGGCTTGGGATTGTCGGCAATGGTGAGAGCACACGACAGTACAAAACGGACGGCGTTCTACGTCACGGCGCCGATGAATGT aCTGTTCAAGGCGGCCGAGGAGGCACGTCTGCCGAAACGACTCCGCACGGACCTGGGCGGAGCGCTGAAGGAGTTCACCAAGCGGGAAAGTCACTGTTTTGCCCAAACGAAGGACAGCGAAGGTGCGAACACGTTGTTCACCTCCCAGGAGCGCCAGTGGCTGGTACTACAG GTGCTGCAAGGACTCAGGGCAGGAGTTTCGGATCTGAAGGCCCTGCAAGGACGGGCACAGGTCGAGGAAGGCCAGAGCATAG TGGCCGCCTGGCAGGAACTGGGCCTGATAACACAAGTGTTTCCCTTACACGAAACAAGCGCCTTACAGCAGCTACAGTCGAGCTGGGTACGGAAGTTTTTTGCGCCGCAACCGTTAG ACGACATTGCTGCGTACTTTGGAGTGAAAGTGGCTTTATACTTTGCGTGGCTGGGCCATTACACGTGTGCACTGTGTGTTCCGGCCGTCCTCGGTACGATACTGTACGCCGGCCTGTGGGGCCGTGGCCAG ACGGCACAGGACATTGGCCATGTGATTTTTTCCCTGTTCAACGTGGCGTGGGCGTCCCTGTATCTGGAGGCCTGGAGGCGCTACTCGGTCGAGTTGGCCTTCCGGTGGGGCACGCTGTCCACCCCTCCGGAACTACTCGAACCACCGAGACCACTGTACAAG GGTCCACTGGAGGAAAGTCCCGTCACGGGACGGCTGGAGCCCAGGGAAACGCCGGCCTGGCAGCGACGTGCGTTCCGGTATCTAGTTAGTTTTCCAATTATTGGGCTCTGTTTAGTGCTAGTGTTTGTAGTGATGTTCCTAATGTTACGACTACAG GATTGGCTCGATCAGCACTCTCCAAATTCTAACGGTGCCCTCTGGGATTGCATGTGCATGGCGTCAAAG GACTGGTGGGACGAGAAACTCCCCGAGCAGGGCATTTTCAGCTGTTTGAGTGTGATACCGAAGGTCCTCCTGGCCGGCGCCATCACCCTGATGGACGAGGCGTACTACAAGTTGGCCGTCTGGCTCAACGACAAAG AGAACTATCGGCTGCAGTCCAAGTACGAGAACCATCTTATCGGCAAGGTGGCCCTGTTTCAGTTTGTCAACAGCTTTCTGTCGCTGTTCTACATCGCGTTTTATCTGCGCGATCAAGATAAGCTGAAGGAG CAACTGGCTGGTTTGCTTATATCGCGCCAGATTATCGGGAATCTTCGAGAGTCCGCATGGCCCTACTTGGTGGAGCAGTGGAAGCTGGCCAAGCTGAGTTTCAAGCTGTGGGGAGCGTTGAGTCCAACGCAGGAATTGCCACCCCCAATGATTGAGAACAAACAGGTCAATGAAGGCAAAGGATCCTCGGAGTGCACCTCGTCAACACCGAAGAGATCTATCGGGCAAGCCGAGGTCGAGAGTTCTCTGTACAAATACGATGGAACCTTCTCGGACCACCTGGAGATGCTGGTCCAGATGGGCTACGTGGTTCTGTTTTCGGCAGCATTTCCTCTGGCTGGACTGTGCGCCTTGGCTAACAATTTGCTGGAGATTCGGTCCGATGCGTTTAAACTTGCACACGTACATCAGAGGCCTTTCGGGCAGAGAGTGGCCAACATTGGCACCTGGCAGAATGCCCTTGGAATGCTCGGACTTGCAGCTGTGATCGTGAACTGTGCCCTGATCGGACTGTCCGGACAGGTCTCGCGACTATGGCCCGGATTGACCTCGACACAAACAGTTATTCTGATTGTGGCCCTCGAGCACGTGATGCTTGGTCTTCGATCAGCACTAACCTGGCTTCTTCCGGAACTTCCATCGTGGCTGGCCGCCGAAATAGCCCGTGCCGAGCACTGTCGTCGAGAGATGCAATGCAAGGGTCCCTCTCCTCGGCAGACCCCTCCATCTCCACCGTCGTCCACATCCCTCTCGCACCACGATCACGACTTCAACAGCAACCAGGACATCTACGACAAAACGGAACAATCCGTTGGCAG ATTTCACATCTTCCCTAGTCACGATATTCAGGAGAACGAAATGGAACGGGTCCCGTTGGCGGGCAGCTTGGCGACCAAGCTGGACAATCTAACCAGCAGCGGCAGTGGCGGCGGCCATCAGTCCCAATCGCAATCCCACCTTCAGCCCCACCAGAAAGAACCTCGCAGCAGCAACGACAACATCGACATCTTCGCAACGGAAACACGAGAGGTCACACCGGATTCGCCGATCTCGCAG ACCAGCACAGTATTATTACGACCTCTCCAAGATTCTCCCCTTAGTGGTCAATCAGCACAAACTGTTGCATTAGAATCTACACAGAACTCAGG TGAAACGATGAGTCCCCGAGTTTCGTCGCAGCCTATCCAGATTCCAGAGATTCCACCTTTCCGCAAGCAAGCACACTCCACCATGCACTCGCCCGTCAGCCAGAGCCCCCAGAATCTGGGCCTGGTGAACGCCTCACCACCTAGAATAGCGGAAATTCCGCCCTTCCGGCCTCGCATCCGGTCCAAGGAGTGGATGCCCAACATCGAG CACACCGAACATCATCTCACGATCGGGCCCAGTGGAGGCGCCGAGTGGGCGAAACGTTTGAAGGCGGCCGATCCTTCCATTATTCACAGAAGCACCGACTGTATTGTAGCGAAG CAACAAGAACTGGCCTCCGGATCCGACTCGGAGCTGATGAAGGCAGCCCCCTCGTGGAACAACATGGCACCCAAAACGGTCGATCAGCCCGGCACCAGTACGAGCGCACCATCCGTCAAGGCCCAAACCGAAGAGGAAGCGGCCAAAG CCGCAGCCGAACTGGCCGCGAAAAAGTCCCGCATCAAGCAGAGTCTGGTCAAGCGGGCCCGATCGGTGGCGATCTTCTCGCTGAAGCTGAAGGAGCAACGCGCGAAACGTGCCGAAAAGGCCGCCCAGGAAGCTAGG GACGCCCTTCCACCGCCACCCCCGGGCGGAGAGCTATCGCTAATTCCCATCGAGCAGCTGATCCAGGTGGACGATGTCCTGAACCAGCGAAATCTGAACCACGGCGGGGGTCACAACAACCACCACAGCAGCAGTGCCGGGTCGGGCAGTACGTAA